From the genome of Pseudomonas helvetica:
TGTCGTCGTTGCCGGCGCCGACCGTGTTGGAGCCGCTGGACTTCGAAGAGGTGTATCAGGAGGGGCTGGGGGTTTTTCGCGGGTACATGGGCGGCAACTGGACCGCCGCACTGGAAAGCGATCCGGTGGTTAAGGTGCTGGAGGTCGGGGCTTACATCAAGGTCGGCAACCGCGCCCGGGTCAATGACGCCGGCAAGGCGGTATTGCTGGCGCACGCCATTCGCGGTGACCTCGATCAGTTGGGGGCAAACGTCAATCTGAAGCGCCTGGTCATTCAAGCCGAGGATCTGCTGGCGGTGCCACCGGTGCCGGAGGTCAAGGAAGACGACGACCCGTTTCGTGAGCGCATCCAGTTGGCCTATGAGGGGCTGACCACGGCCGGCCCGCGTAACAGCTACATCCTGCATGCGCGAAACGCCTCGGGACTGGTGGCGGATGCCACGGCCGAAAGCCCGGCGCCCTGTTGCGTTACGGTAACGGTGTTGGGCTTGGACGGGGAAGGTGTGGCACCGCCGGAGCTGTTGGCCACGGTGGCCGCTGCGCTGAATGACGACGAAGTGCGGCCGGTGGGTGATCGGGTGACGGTGCAGAGCGCGCAAGTGATTCGCTACCAAATCAACGCGATTTTGCACATGGCCAGCGCCGGCCCTGAGGCGGATGCCAGTTTGGCCGAGGCTAAAAGTCGATTGGCGGCCTGGATCAATCCGCGCAGGCGACTGGGCGTCGAGGTGGCACGGTCCGGCGTAGACGCCCAGCTGCACGTTGCCGGTGTTTCCCGGGTGGAGCTGGTCGGATGGCAGGACCTGGCCCCGACCAAGGCTCAGGCGGCGTTCTGTACGGACTGCACCGTGAAGCTGGCGGGCTGATATGAAAAGCCTACTGCCGATCAACAGCACGCAATTGGAACGGGCCATGGAGGCCGCGTTTTTCGAGAAAACGATTGTCCCGCTGCGCGACCTCTACAACGCCGATACCTGCCCGGTGCATTTGCTACCGCATCTGGCGTGGGCCTGGTCGGTGGATCGCTGGGACTACCGATGGACCGAGGCGACCAAGCGCGCCGCCATCAAGGCCTCTTACTACATCCATGCCCACAAGGGGACCATCGGCGCGCTGCGCCGGGTGGTTGAGCCCCTGGGCTACCTGATCGAGATTATCGAGTGGTTCAACACGGTGCCGGAGGGCATCCCGGGCACGTTCGCGCTGAAGGTCGGCGTTCTCGACACCGGTATCACTGAGGAAATGTATCAGGAGCTGGAGCGGCTGATTGACGACGCCAAGCCCGTCACGCGGCACCTGACGGGGCTGGCGATCAGCCTCGAAACTCAAGGTGCTTTGAATATCAGTGTCGCCCTGTACGAAGGCGATGAAATCGACGTTTACCCGCCGGTGATGCGTGACATCGAGGTCACGGGCCGCTTCGGCGTGGTCGGTTGCGAACACTCCATAGACACCCTGGACGTTTATTATGATTGATGCGAATTCGCAGTTTTTTGCGATCCTCACGAACGTGGGGATGGCCAAACAGGCGAACGCCGACGCGCTCGGCATTCCCTGGAAGATCACCGAAATGGGGGTAGGTGATGCCAATCCGGGCGGGGTAGAAATCCCGCCCAACCCGGTCCCGTCGCCGGCCCAGACCAAACTACTCAACGAGTGGCGCCGAAAGCCGCTGAACCAGCTGAAGATCGACCCGGTCAACCCGGCGGTGATCATCGCCGAGCAGATCA
Proteins encoded in this window:
- a CDS encoding baseplate J/gp47 family protein, encoding MSIVDLSSLPAPTVLEPLDFEEVYQEGLGVFRGYMGGNWTAALESDPVVKVLEVGAYIKVGNRARVNDAGKAVLLAHAIRGDLDQLGANVNLKRLVIQAEDLLAVPPVPEVKEDDDPFRERIQLAYEGLTTAGPRNSYILHARNASGLVADATAESPAPCCVTVTVLGLDGEGVAPPELLATVAAALNDDEVRPVGDRVTVQSAQVIRYQINAILHMASAGPEADASLAEAKSRLAAWINPRRRLGVEVARSGVDAQLHVAGVSRVELVGWQDLAPTKAQAAFCTDCTVKLAG
- a CDS encoding phage tail protein I, with product MKSLLPINSTQLERAMEAAFFEKTIVPLRDLYNADTCPVHLLPHLAWAWSVDRWDYRWTEATKRAAIKASYYIHAHKGTIGALRRVVEPLGYLIEIIEWFNTVPEGIPGTFALKVGVLDTGITEEMYQELERLIDDAKPVTRHLTGLAISLETQGALNISVALYEGDEIDVYPPVMRDIEVTGRFGVVGCEHSIDTLDVYYD